In Ochotona princeps isolate mOchPri1 chromosome 22, mOchPri1.hap1, whole genome shotgun sequence, the following are encoded in one genomic region:
- the DEFB124 gene encoding beta-defensin 124, with the protein MTRLLLLTVALLVLGHVPPGRSEFKRCWQGQGACRTYCTRHESYMHLCPDASLCCLAYALKPPRLPKVDDK; encoded by the exons ATGACACGGCTGCTTCTGCTCACTGTGGCCCTGCTAGTCCTGGGTCATGTGCCaccag GAAGAAGTGAGTTTAAGCGGTGTTGGCAAGGCCAAGGGGCCTGCCGCACTTACTGTACGAGGCACGAGTCCTACATGCACCTGTGTCCGGATGCCTCCCTGTGCTGTCTCGCCTACGCCCTGAAGCCTCCCCGGCTCCCCAAGGTGGACGACAAGTAA
- the REM1 gene encoding GTP-binding protein REM 1 translates to MTLNTQQEAKTPLRRRASTPLPLSSRGPQPGRLCPPPATQPQHPRLGLSASLNPPTRVPSPAPDSWSSESSDSEGPWEALYRVVLLGDPGVGKTSLANLFAGKQERDLHEQLGEGVYERTLTVDGEDTTLLVMDTWEAERLEESWKQEQGLQVGSAYVIVYSIADRRSFESASELRIQLRRAHQADHVPIILVGNKADLARCREVSVEEGRACAVVFDCKFIETSAALQHNVAELFEGVVRQLRLRRHDSTAQEPPAPRRQASLGQRARRFLARLTARSARRRALKAQSKSCHNLAVL, encoded by the exons ATGACACTAAACACACAGCAGGAAGCCAAGACCCCCCTGCGCCGGCGAGCCAGCACCCCACTGCCCCTGTCCTCCAGGGGCCCCCAGCCTGGCCGCCTGTGCCCACCACCAGCCACTCAACCCCAGCACCCACGGCTGGGCCTGTCGGCCTCCCTCAACCCTCCCACCCGGGTGCCTTCCCCTGCCCCCGACAGCTGGTCCTCAGAATCCAGCGACTCTGAAGGCCCCTGGGAGGCCCTGTACCGCGTGGTGCTGCTCGGCGATCCCGGCGTGGGCAAGACCAGCCTGGCCAACCTCTTTGCAGGAAAGCAAGAGCGGGACCTCCATGAGCAGTTGGGAG AGGGTGTGTATGAGAGGACGCTCACAGTGGACGGAGAGGACACTACCCTGCTGGTCATGGACACGTGGGAAGCCGAGAGATTG GaggaaagctggaagcaggagcaggGCCTGCAGGTGGGCAGTGCCTACGTCATCGTCTACTCCATCGCAGACCGGCGCAGCTTTGAGAGCGCCTCTGAGCTCCGCATTCAGCTAAGGCGCGCACACCAGGCAGACCACGTGCCCATCATCCTGGTGGGCAACAAAGCCGACCTGGCCCGCTGCCGGGAAGTCTCCGTGGAAG AGGGCCGCGCCTGTGCTGTGGTGTTCGACTGCAAGTTCATCGAGACGTCAGCAGCTTTGCAGCACAACGTGGCCGAGCTCTTCGAAGGCGTGGTACGCCAACTGCGCCTGCGCCGCCACGACAGCACTGCCCAGGAGCCACCTGCGCCCCGCCGCCAGGCCAGCCTCGGACAGCGCGCTCGTCGCTTCCTGGCACGCCTGACGGCCCGCAGTGCCCGCCGCCGGGCGCTCAAGGCCCAGTCCAAGTCCTGCCACAACCTGGCGGTGCTGTGA